GCGAATGGCGTCAAGTACAGCCATGTGGTTGATCCGCGCACTGGCTCTCCCGCAGGGGATCTGATGGTCGCGGCAGTGATAGGACGCGACCCCGCCGAAGGTGACGCGCTCTCGACTGCTCTCCTTGTACTCGGCAAAGATGGGGCGAGAGAATACTGCGACGGCCACGCCGAAGTGAGCGCCCTGCTGGTTGCCGGTAGTGCAGAGCAGTCGCAGCCGGAGATCATGCGAATGGGAGATTTCTCGTAGGTGCCGCGCCTCAGTGCCGGCCATGTAGGTGATGGGGCCGGCACTGAGACGGGGCCGCCATCAGAGTAATCCGGAGGTGTTTGTTTCATGAGTTCTTACGACGAAGGCGCTCTGAACCGCCGGGACTTCCTGAAAGGTTCAGCCGCCGCAGCTATGACGCTGGGCGTATCCGCCCGAGCGTTCTCACAGCAGTCAAACGAGCAGGAGGTCCGATGCGGATTCATCGGAGTCGGTACGGAAGGCTCGATGCTTCTCGGAAAGTTGCTTCGCGTGCCCGGAGTCACGGTTGCCGCGGTGTGCGATATCTACCCACCGAATCTCAAGAAGGGCCTGCGTATCGCGAGAGGCGCCCGGGGTTACGAGGACTACCGCTGGATGCTCGAGCGGGACGACTTGGATGCCGTACTGATCGCGACTCCTCTGTACCTGCATGCCCCGATGTCCATCGCCGCTATGCAGTCCGGGCGGCATGTCTTCTGCGAGAAGATGATGGCGTATTCGATCAAGGATGCGAAGGCAATGCTCAGGACTTCGCTGGACACCGGCAAGTACCTCCAGATTGGACATCAGCGCAGGTACAATGCGCTCTACAATCATGCCTACAAACTGATTCAGCAGGGAGTCCTCGGCAAGATCACTCACGTCCGTTGTATGTGGAACCGCAACGGAAGCTGGCGCAGGGCAGTACCCGATCCTCAGTTCGAGCGCCTTATCAACTGGCGCATGTACTCCGAGTACTCCCAGGGGTTGATGGCGGAACTCGCCAGCCATCAGACACATGTCGTCAACTGGTTCCTCGGCAGCACGCCCGTGTCGGTCATGGGCATGGCCGGCATTGATTACTGGAAGGACGGCCGCGAGGTCTACGACAATGTGAACGTCCTGTTCGAGTATCCGGAGGGAGTCAAGCTGTATTATCAGTCGCTGACGACCAACCAGTACGACAGCTGCTACGAGCAGTTCATGGGCGACAAGGGCACCCTCGTCGTCACTCCGGGCAAGGCGCAGCTCTTCAAGGAACCGAGCGCGGAGGATGTCATGTGGGCCGCCGCGGCTCACAAGGAGACGGTCGGCGGCAAGGAAGCGATCCTTCTCGATGCCGATGTCACCGCGAGGCTCAAGGCGCAGGCAGGCGATGGGGAGCAGATTCAGGCCGGCGAGAAGAAAGACGACTACCTCTCCGAACTGGAGGACTTCATCGGGTGTATCAGAGAGGGGCGCCAGCCGGACTGCGACGGGCAGGAGGGCCTCGAGTCGGCGGCGACGTGCCTGCTGGCAAACGATGCCATGGCTCAGGGCAGGAAGCTCTTCTACAAGCCCGAGATGTTCAAGGCCTGAAGAAGGCCTTTGTTTGGCAGATGCCCTCCTGCTGAGGGCATCTGCCTTTCCTAGAAAGAGGATAGAAATGCATTCAGGAGCAAGGGTATTCGCGGCCATTCTGGTACTAGCCATCGTTATCGCAGTGCCTGCATCCGCAGAGCAGTTCATCAAGCCGAATGATCGAGTGGTGTTCCTCGGCGACAGTATCACGGCTCAGAGGTTGTACACGAAGTACGTCGAGGACTACTTCACCACATCCCATCCCGAGATGAACGTCACGTTTGTGAACGCGGGTGTTGGCGGCGACCGATCCAGTGCCGCTCTGAACCGCGTGGAGAAGGACGTCATCGCAGCGAAGCCGACTGTTATCACGATCTGCTTTGGCGGGAATGATGCCGCCTACAGGCCGACTGTAGACATGAAGGGGCTCCAGACGTTCAAGGATGGACTCAGCAACCTGATCTCCCACATTCGCGCCAGAACGGATGCGCGCGTGGTATTGCTGACTACCACCTGCGTGGATGAGACCCGCAACAGCAAGCTGAAGGGTTACAACCTCACGCTCTCCCGCTTCATCGCGGAGACGAAGAAAGTAGCCGCAAAGGAAGGCGTTCCCGTCATAGATCTCTTCCACCCGCTGCGAGCGGCCCTGGCTGTCGGGCAGCGCACAGATCCCTCGTTCACACTGATTCCGGACGGCGTCCATCCGAACGAAGCCGGACATCGTGTCATGGCCGATACCATCCTGCGGGCGTGGGGCGAAGCCCCCAAGTGAGCAGATGCGTTCGTGGGACGTGTCTCAGGGAGGATACCACTGTGGATGAGAAGTTGACGCGACGGGAGTTCCTGTCCAAGGCGGCTGTGGGCACGGTCGGGATCGCGCTGGCAGGGACGGGGATGCTCGCATCGCCGAGGGCCTACGGCGCCAATGACCGGCTCTCAGTCGGCGTGATCGGCTACGGTCAGCGATGCCAGAGCCTGCTCAAAGACTTCGAGAAGGCCGCGAAGTTCTGCAACGCCGAGATCACCGCGGTCTGCGACATCTGGACCAGGAACCTCGATGCCTGTGCCAATCGGGTGAAGGGCTGGGGCGGTCCGGAGCCTCGAACGTTCCGCTATATGGAGCAGTTGCTCGCGCTCGACGACCTCGACGGTGTGATCATCGCCACCTGCGACTTCCAGCACGCCACAATGTTGGCGCAGGCCGTTCGCGCGGGGAAGGACGTCTACTGCGAGAAACCGTTTGCCAACGACCTAGACGATGCGAGGGATGCGCTGAAGGCTGTTGAAGATTCCGAGCGCATCGTCCAGATCGGTACTCAGCGCCGCAGTGAGGGCAAATATCAGGCGGCCGCCGAGTTCATAGCTGCGGGAAAGCTCGGCACGATCAGCAAGGTTGACGTCGAGTGGAACTACTTCGGAGCGCGGTGGCGCAGGGCCGATGTCGGCCAGGTCAACCGCGAGGACACCAACTGGCGGCGCTTCCTGATGGGGAAGCCCTACCGCCCGTGGGACCCGCATCAATACATGGAGTGGCGGCTCTTCCGCGACTTTTCGACGGGCATCCCCGATCAATGGATGAGCCACATGATGGATGTCGTCCACTGGGTCACCGGCGAGGACTATCCGAAGTCCGCAGTGGCGATGGGTGGTACATATGTTTGGAGGGACGGCCGGCAGAACGGCGACACGTTCCAGGCCCTCCTGGAGTACCCGAAGGGCTTCCTCTGCAGCTACTCGACGAAGTTCGGTAACTCGGCGGGGGACCACATGGTCATCTATGGCACCAACGGGACGATGAACATCGAAACATCGGAAGTGACCGGCGATGGCGGCGGCGACGAGAAGATCAAAGAAAAGATCACGCTGGAGAAGTTGCCCGGCGTCAACCACATGCAGAACTGGCTCGACTGCGTTCGCAGCCGCAAGCAGCCGAACGCTCATGCCCGCACGGGGTACTGTCATTCGATTGCCACGATACTGGCCGTCGCCGCAATGGAGTCAGGTCGGCGCGCCGTCTATCACCCTGAGGAGATGCAGATCTCGCTCGGCTGAGGTGTGGAGTATGCGCCGTCACCCGAGCTTGGTGCGGGCGACGGCTCGGCCTGGGAGCAAGTGCCTGAATATGACTGAGACTCGCCGAACGATCAGTGTCCTTCTGTTTGTCCTGCCGATCCTCTGTTTCTCTCTCCGGTCAGCCTTAGCGCTGGAGATCAGAGTACGCCTCTTGCCGGAGCACTCGGGGGCCGCCGTGCCGATCTCGGTTCGGACGGACGACGACGTCCCCGACAGCTCGAGGTATTGCCTGCGTGACTCTTCCACAGGACGGCGCGTTCCGTTCCAGTACGACCGCAGTTCTCGGACGATCGAGTTCGTGGTTGACGCCTCGGAGACTGTCGGGCCGGCGCTCAGAACCTACCGCCTGGTCCCGGGAACGCCGGTCTACGGAGACGGCATGCGCATCGAAGACATGGACGGCAAGTCGTTGGTGATCCGAGAGGGCGACAAACCGCTTCTGGTCTACAACTACCGCTCCCGCCTTCCCGATGGAGTCAATGAGAAGTATAGGCGGTCGTGCTACTTTCACCCGGTCTACGGCCCCTATGGCGAGGTGCTGACCGACGATTTTCCCGCGGATCACTTCCACCACCGGGGGCTGGCCGTCATGTGGACGCACGTCACCGTCGGCGAGAAGGACTACGATCTGTGGGGGATCAATGGCATGAGGGCGCGTCTCGGCAAGGTGCTGGGAATCGAGAACGGCCCGATCTACTCGCTGCTGAAAGTTCGCCACGGGTGGTACACAGTCAAGTCGGAGCGTGTGGTGGATGAGACTTGGACGGTCAAGGCCTACCGGGAGTCGGGAGTCGGCCGGGTGGTCGATTTCGACATTCTCCTTGAGGCGGTCGGCGAGCCGGTCAGCATACGGTCCTCAGACCGCGGCTACGGCGGCCTGAACGTCAGGTTCTCGCCGAGGGAAGACACGGTCCTGTACAACGACAAGGGCAGACTTCCGGCCGACTGCGACAAGGAGCCGTTTCTCTGGAGCGATCTCTCCGCGACGTTCAGGGGTGCCGAGGCGGTCTCCGGTGTGTCTATATTCGACAATCCGGGCAACGTTCGTCATCCGCAGACCTGGAGCAACAGATACTACGGCGTCCTGAATCCCGCTCCCGCCGTCGAGCCGCTGATCATCACGAAGGATCAGCCGCTTCATCTCAGTTACCGCATCTGGATTCACGCCGGAGACATCGAATCCGGCAGAGTCCGCCAGGCCTACGATGCCTACGTCAATCCGCCCCTGGTGGAAATCAGGAACAGGTAAGGAGTTGCATTCATGTCCCAGCAGAAACTCACCCGGCGCGATTTCATCGCCGGATCGGCCGCCGGAATCGCGGCTGGCGCTCTCTCCGCCGGTCCGGCGGCCGCCAGGGTCATCGGCGCGAACGACCGACTGAGCATCGGCATCATCGGCGCCGGCGGTCAGGGCCGATACCAGATGTCCCAGATCATCGGTCTGGCCGATTCGATGAATGCCGAGATTACGGCCGTCTGCGATGTATGGCGGGTCAGCATGAACGCGGCCGTTGATATGGTGAAGAAGAAGTGGGGGCGGGAGCCGCGGAAGTTCACGAACTACAACTCCCTCCTGTCTCGCAAGGACATCGACGCGGTCATCATCGCCACGCCCGACTACCATCACTCGCGCATCCTGGCGAAGGCCGTTCGCGCCGGCAAGGATGTCTACTGCGAGAAGCCGATGGCATCCGACTTCGCAGATGCGAGAGAAGCCCTCGAGGCCACTCTCGAGACCGGAAGGGTTGTGCAGATAGGCACCCAGCGCAGAAGCGACGGCCGCCACAAGGCGGGCGCGGAGTTCGTACGCTCAGGGGCGCTCGGAAAGATCAGCCGGGTTGAGTGCGCCTGGAACGACTGCGGGCCGAGATGGCGCAAGGACGTCTCGAACGCAAAGGCCGAGGACGTCAACTGGAGGATGTTTCTCGACGGTCTCGAAGATCGCCCTTTCGATCCCCACTTCTTCCGGGAGTGGCAGCTCTACCGCGATCTCTCCATCGGCACCATCGGACTGCTGGGCAGCCACATGATAGATGTCGTCCACTGGTTCATGGACGATGCTCTGCCGACCGCCGCGGTCGCGAGTGGCGGCAACTTCGCATGGAACGACGGGCGCGAGAACGAGGACACCATGTATGCCCTGATCGAGTACCCGAAGGGCTGGGTGCTCAGGTACTGCACCGGGCTGGGTAACGCCCTCGGCAACAACTGCTACTTCTTCGGCACGAACGGCACCTTCGACACCAACACCTGGAAGGTGACGGGCGGGGGAGGCAG
This window of the Armatimonadota bacterium genome carries:
- a CDS encoding Gfo/Idh/MocA family oxidoreductase translates to MDEKLTRREFLSKAAVGTVGIALAGTGMLASPRAYGANDRLSVGVIGYGQRCQSLLKDFEKAAKFCNAEITAVCDIWTRNLDACANRVKGWGGPEPRTFRYMEQLLALDDLDGVIIATCDFQHATMLAQAVRAGKDVYCEKPFANDLDDARDALKAVEDSERIVQIGTQRRSEGKYQAAAEFIAAGKLGTISKVDVEWNYFGARWRRADVGQVNREDTNWRRFLMGKPYRPWDPHQYMEWRLFRDFSTGIPDQWMSHMMDVVHWVTGEDYPKSAVAMGGTYVWRDGRQNGDTFQALLEYPKGFLCSYSTKFGNSAGDHMVIYGTNGTMNIETSEVTGDGGGDEKIKEKITLEKLPGVNHMQNWLDCVRSRKQPNAHARTGYCHSIATILAVAAMESGRRAVYHPEEMQISLG
- a CDS encoding Gfo/Idh/MocA family oxidoreductase; protein product: MSSYDEGALNRRDFLKGSAAAAMTLGVSARAFSQQSNEQEVRCGFIGVGTEGSMLLGKLLRVPGVTVAAVCDIYPPNLKKGLRIARGARGYEDYRWMLERDDLDAVLIATPLYLHAPMSIAAMQSGRHVFCEKMMAYSIKDAKAMLRTSLDTGKYLQIGHQRRYNALYNHAYKLIQQGVLGKITHVRCMWNRNGSWRRAVPDPQFERLINWRMYSEYSQGLMAELASHQTHVVNWFLGSTPVSVMGMAGIDYWKDGREVYDNVNVLFEYPEGVKLYYQSLTTNQYDSCYEQFMGDKGTLVVTPGKAQLFKEPSAEDVMWAAAAHKETVGGKEAILLDADVTARLKAQAGDGEQIQAGEKKDDYLSELEDFIGCIREGRQPDCDGQEGLESAATCLLANDAMAQGRKLFYKPEMFKA
- a CDS encoding PmoA family protein is translated as MPEHSGAAVPISVRTDDDVPDSSRYCLRDSSTGRRVPFQYDRSSRTIEFVVDASETVGPALRTYRLVPGTPVYGDGMRIEDMDGKSLVIREGDKPLLVYNYRSRLPDGVNEKYRRSCYFHPVYGPYGEVLTDDFPADHFHHRGLAVMWTHVTVGEKDYDLWGINGMRARLGKVLGIENGPIYSLLKVRHGWYTVKSERVVDETWTVKAYRESGVGRVVDFDILLEAVGEPVSIRSSDRGYGGLNVRFSPREDTVLYNDKGRLPADCDKEPFLWSDLSATFRGAEAVSGVSIFDNPGNVRHPQTWSNRYYGVLNPAPAVEPLIITKDQPLHLSYRIWIHAGDIESGRVRQAYDAYVNPPLVEIRNR
- a CDS encoding Gfo/Idh/MocA family oxidoreductase, which translates into the protein MSQQKLTRRDFIAGSAAGIAAGALSAGPAAARVIGANDRLSIGIIGAGGQGRYQMSQIIGLADSMNAEITAVCDVWRVSMNAAVDMVKKKWGREPRKFTNYNSLLSRKDIDAVIIATPDYHHSRILAKAVRAGKDVYCEKPMASDFADAREALEATLETGRVVQIGTQRRSDGRHKAGAEFVRSGALGKISRVECAWNDCGPRWRKDVSNAKAEDVNWRMFLDGLEDRPFDPHFFREWQLYRDLSIGTIGLLGSHMIDVVHWFMDDALPTAAVASGGNFAWNDGRENEDTMYALIEYPKGWVLRYCTGLGNALGNNCYFFGTNGTFDTNTWKVTGGGGSGSDKIAGETEIKPVGGENHMQNFLECVRSRKQPNADIHAGYAHAVASLLGGLALRKGRRMVYDAAKREISEG
- a CDS encoding SGNH/GDSL hydrolase family protein, with translation MHSGARVFAAILVLAIVIAVPASAEQFIKPNDRVVFLGDSITAQRLYTKYVEDYFTTSHPEMNVTFVNAGVGGDRSSAALNRVEKDVIAAKPTVITICFGGNDAAYRPTVDMKGLQTFKDGLSNLISHIRARTDARVVLLTTTCVDETRNSKLKGYNLTLSRFIAETKKVAAKEGVPVIDLFHPLRAALAVGQRTDPSFTLIPDGVHPNEAGHRVMADTILRAWGEAPK